A window of Acidimicrobiales bacterium genomic DNA:
CGGCCGGGGCGTCGACCTCCACCACCTCGGCGCCGTCGAGGAACGACCCGGCCAGCCGGTCGGCCAGCTCCAGCCGGGCCAGCTCCCGCAGGTCGTCGTCGACCAGCCCGACCTTCGTCAGGGCCACCACCCCGGCCCTCACGCCGAGCAGCTCCAGGATGCGCAGGTGCTCCTCGGACTGGGGCTTCCAGCCCTCGGTGGCCGCCACCACGAACAGGCAGGCGTCCACCGCGCCGACCCCAGCGAGCATGTTCCGCAGGAAGCGGACGTGGCCGGGCACGTCGACGAAGGCCACCCCCCGGCCCGACGGCAGGGTGGTCCAGGCGAAGCCCAGGTCGATGGTCAGCCCCCGCCGCTTCTCCTCCTCCCACCGGTCCGGGTCGGTGCCGGTGAGGGCGAGGACGAGGGTGGACTTGCCGTGGTCGACGTGGCCGGCGGTGGCGACGACGTGCACGCTCAGGCGAGGGCGGCGGCCACGAGCTTGTCGTCGGCCGGGTCCACCGTCCGCAGGTCGCAGACCGTGCGGCCGTCGACCACCCTGGCGATCACGGGCGGGTCGGCGGCCCGCAGCCGGGCGGTGACGTCGCCGTCCACGGCCACGCCGGCCGACGGGATCTCCACCCCGGGCAGGGTGCCGCCGCCGGCCACCGAGGCGCAGTCGACCACCCGGCCGGTGCCGAGGGCGGCGGCTCGCCGGCGCA
This region includes:
- a CDS encoding GTP-binding protein, which produces MHVVATAGHVDHGKSTLVLALTGTDPDRWEEEKRRGLTIDLGFAWTTLPSGRGVAFVDVPGHVRFLRNMLAGVGAVDACLFVVAATEGWKPQSEEHLRILELLGVRAGVVALTKVGLVDDDLRELARLELADRLAGSFLDGAEVVEVDAPA